In Triticum urartu cultivar G1812 unplaced genomic scaffold, Tu2.1 TuUngrouped_contig_489, whole genome shotgun sequence, the genomic window caagcgccagcgcgactgcctgctccctcctccccgcggccggctgtgctgccgcgcaggcctcaccgccccatcgtactcccatcgctggcctagccatccctctactcatccacacctgttgttattctccggcgatgacagatgaaccagtaaaccctcgtacaattgtactcccctccgcgtgggaaataactgccgagtcttccctgcctccgtgtcgtccccttcctaggcctcgccgtcgtccaccgccgtggcgctctcggcacggcgtggtcaatgtggtcaacgaccgacttacatcggaagagtactgtgcgtggagacgctgacagctgggtccacggccgcagcaaggaagtgcctccttattacgcgcaaaataattattcctccacctgacaacagggacccaccggacgggccaccatatttcgcgaaaaaatgtttcccccctgactgctgggacccaccagctacaccttcgcacacaaggaagtgcgtctgggcaaaaaaacaaaatgattcgccccccctgactgttgggacccaccagctacatcttcgcacgcaaggaagtgcctgacagtcgggacccacctggtcgaagcgtacgtagcattgtcattctggtcgcgaacgtgtacgtacatatatactgatggatgtagaggcgcgcacgtgtcgtagtagaggcgcgcacgtagcatgtacacgtacgtacagtggccagggtgcaagaaagaaaatacaaccacgtgtgtgtacatacgggcagggtctcaaacgcctactcgcgcatacgtacggcgagggctcgttgacatggctgggtcagaacggagaaacagcgtcgtcgtcgtgttcatggggaggcaacagaatgcgtcgtgttcatggggaggcaacggaatacgtcgtgttcatcgggaggcaacggaatgcgtgggagccaaccacttgggtcggaacggaatgcgtggtcgtgttcatcggaaGGTCTTGGACAgaacaggtgatggaaacgaggcctgacataccgcagaacggagggaacgaccttgtgttcgaccggccacgttcgaaacgtgATCCTGTttatcaggaggggtctggcgtaccgcaaaacggacgaaacggacctcctacggtcgaaatgggggtcctgttgatcgagaggggtgtggcgtaccgcaaaacggaggaaacggacctcctacggtcgaaacgggggtcctgttcatcaggaggggtgtggcgtaccacaaaacggacaaaacggacctcctacggtcgaaacaggggtcctattcatcaggaggggtgtggcgtaccgcaaaatgagactccacgggatactggtcatctccaccgttgacctcctccagcctccacgggctactgtcgacctcctccagcctccacgggctcctgttcattcagcctccaccgtgcgctactccaccggctactgttcaaccactcctccaccgtctactgttcatccagccctccacaccacggggtcctgttcaaccacccctccacgggcacacctccaccgtctattgttcatccaggcctccaccacaccactgggtcctgttcatccagaggcaacgccaccgctcactgttcatccaccccccctgcaacactcactgttcatccaatcgatcggcttcagttagcagcagtagcaaaggaatcgctcgatcgggttcagttaacagccatcgatagatcgctcgggttcagtaacgcgtagcctgcagtgcaatcgctcgggttcagttagagcccaacgccttgctcgggttcagttagagccaacgcctcgcacacacgcgcgtacgtgtacgagagaaacacgcattgctcggcccctgacctcccaccgtaaccgggaactccccgaaattttcctcgccctcgcttctaccacggttttttctgtcatggacggcccaaagaatgtcatgcagttgcatctccggcccgcccaggacgaaaagcccattttctgtcatgattttttgtcatagaagtaggagcccaccacatctatgatgataccgggttttgtcacaattatcgtcatagaagtgtcatatgtatgacaggaaaaaatttcgttcggcccaaaatgtcacagatgtgtcttttttgtagtaaTAACTATCAGAGTGGGTAGTAGTATTAGTTTGTCCATTATTAACTAAATCTACTTCTACTCCAATGTTAGATGCaacagaaagaaaagaaagaTTATTGAACAGAGTAAAGGAGGCCTGTTTCTTACCATGAGTTTTGTGGATCTCCAGGTTTTGAACCTCCTTAAGGTGATGTGCTTTCTCCATAATGGTCCTCTTGTCCCCAGCAATCCCGGTACTCATTCTAACTGCttgatgctacctcttgagcactgcgttggttttccccgaagaggaagggatgatgcagcaaagtagcgtaagtatttccctcagtttttgagaaccaaggtatcaatccagtaggaggctacgcgcgagtccctcgcacctgcacaaaacaaataaatcctcgcaaccaaggcaaataggggttgtcaatccctatagggccacttacgagagtgagatatgataagataatatttttggtatttttatgataaagatgcaaagtaaaaataaaggcaaagtaaatagcaaaggaaataactaagtagtaggagatcaatatgataaagatagacccgggggccataggtttcactagtggcttctctcgagagcataagtattctacggtgggtgaacaaattactgttgagcaattgacagaattgagcatatttatgagaatatctggatatgatcatgtatataggcatcacgtccgagacaagtagatcgactcctgcctgcatctactactattactccactcatcgaccgctatccagcatgcatctagagtattaagttaaaaatagagcaatgtgttaagcaagatgacatgatgtagagggatagactcatacaatatgaagaaaacccatcttgttatcctcgatggcaacaatacaatacgtgccttgctgcccttactgtcaccgggaaaggacaccgcaagattgaacccaaaactaagcacttctcccattgcaagaaagatcaatctagtaggctaaaccaagctgataattcgaagagacttgcaaagataaccaatcatacataaaagaattcagagaagattcaaatattattcatagatagacttgatcataaacccacaattcatcggtctcaacaaacacaccgcaaaaagaagattacatcgaatagatctccacaagagagggggagaacattgtattgagatccaaaaagagagaagaagccatctagctactaactatggaccagtaggtctgaggtaaactactcacacttcatcggagaggctatggtgttgatgtagaatccctccgtgatcgatgccccctccggcggagctccggaacaggccccaagatgggatcttgtggatacagaaagtaacggcggtgaaattagggttttggctcctattctgatcgtttgggggtacgtgggtatatataggaggaagaagtaggtgggtggagcaacagggggcccacgagggtggagggcgcgcctggtgggggtgggcgcgcccccctaccttgtgccctcctgttacgtgtcttgacgtagggtccaagtcttctGAGTCTTAtccgatgagaaaatcacgttcctgaaggtttcattccgtttggactccgtttgatattccttttcttcgaaaccctaaaacaggcaaaaaaccagcaattctgggttgggcctccggttaataggttagtcccaaaaataatataaaagtggataataaatcccaataatgtccaaaacagtagatgatatagtatggagcaatcaaaaattatagatacgttggagacgtatcacttgaaCTGGCCCCCATTTCTTGTTCTCCTTCGCCACCTCCAAAGCAGGGAAGTTTGTGTCATAACACATCTCCAGGTCTGGCTGTTCAGGCCCAGCAGCAGAGTCGTGGTCTTCTGTTCCATCTTCAGATAAAATCTCATCATCTTCAGCTAGTTCCATCTCCCTCAGCAGATTGAAACCCACCGAGTCCCCCTGTTCAGTGTTAAGGAGTTATTCCAACATATCCATCCTGAGCCGATTTTGTGTCTCTGGGAGTTGATTCTTGAGCAAGGAGGTAGGAGCGCCTCTCTCCTGGGAGTTTTGGTGCCCTGAAGGCTGCGTTCTATGATTAGTGTTACCCTGTCCAGTGAGAGAGCCAGATTCTGAGTCAGTCCTAGAGTCTTGCTGAGATCTTCCCCCAGTAGAAGCACTGTCTCTCGACCTGGTTTCCAAGGAAGTGTTTGTGTCTATGGGGGGATGGTTGCTGTCACCACCTCCACCTCATGTGGGTTTGGTTCAACCTCAATCAGGAGTCTGTAAATTTTTCCTTTGATCCCAAATAGCCTTTCAGCAGGGATTCTTGCGGGATCTTTGCAGGAGATCTTCACTCTAACAGATTCATAGAACGTCTTGAAGTTATGCTGCCAGTCAACATCCAGTAACACTCATAGGGTGGAAGTGATCTGATCAAGCATATTCCATTCACACCACTTGGGGTTCATCTTCTTGATTCTGATTCAGACATTTTGCAGCTCCTTTTCTGCTTCTGCATTACCTTTCCAGACCTCCACATTAACAATGACATTGTCTTTCTTCAGTCCAAAGCAAGGGTAACCTGCAACAGTGGCAACATCAATTTCTGGTGGGAATTTAATTAAGAAGGACCATTCATCCAGAGCATTGATGGGCCAAGGCCAGTTGGTTTTGTATATATCAGCAACTTCCTCTGCTAATTCCCCTCATGGGCAGCAAGGCAAGGTTGGCATTGGTGGGTGGCGCCCTCCGGCTATACAGCGTCTGCCGAAAGGTGTTGGGGTTGATGGGCGTCGTCGGCGGCCGTAGCTTCTCTCACACCGGCTGCAGCAACAAAGAGCCACGAACGCTGAGAGAAAAGTCCTCGGAAACGAGAACGTGGGCTGGCTATGGCATGGCGTGGAAAATGGGTGTCGACGAGTGGCAGCGACGATGGCGGAAGGCTGAGGGAGGAGCAGGGGAAGAGAAAAGGAAAATCTGTGTCATCGACGAGCAGATCAAGGAAGGACAAGGGCCCGCGTCGTGTCTGTCTACGCGTTGTCCGTTTTAACGTAAATATGGCCTAAATTTGGACAAAAAATGAATCAATACCATCTGCTCCCATACAATTGGACCGTACTTTGTGTTCGTTTAGCAACAAACGGACTCAGCCCGTTGGAGTTGGCCTAACACCGGCAACGCCGTGCGTTCCTGCAAGGTCGAGCATTGAGGAGGCGATACGGCCTGAGGCGCGTGTGCCAAACTGCCAATAGTACACCAGCAACACACAAAACAACGTGGTCGCGCCGCCCTACCATTCGACCGGCGGTGATCTTTGCGCGTGGCCTGGTGGTTTGCTCAGGCCGGCGTGGCCATGGCGAACAGCACGGGTAAGCACGATCGGGCGGTTGACCATTATGGAACTCTGAGATCTGAAATCCCAGGAAATAAAACTACGAAAAAACAGATGGAGATGCGGGGCATCGATCCCCGTACCTCTCGCATGCTAAGCGAGCGCTCTACCATCTAAGCTACATCCCCTTGTTGCGCCGTAGCACAAACGAGATCCGTCTTATTAATGTCGCTGCAAATGCATAAACAAGGGTTGCGTATGGGCCCAACCGGCAAACCAAGCGCCGGGTAGTCTTGGAGTTTCTCAAGCGTCAGAAAAAAAAAGAGGCTCGGACGAGACAGAGCCAGCTGGGCACACTGTCACACGACGTACTACATGGCCAGAACAAACTCATTGCAAACCTCACCGATCGAGCTTCcaaaaagaaaaggagaaggCCAAACCAAACCACATCACGGGGATCTCCTGGAACCTTTTCCTTTTCCGTCTTCATTCATAACACGGCGCAAGGACCTTGCGGTGTTGCGTGTTGTCGACAAGAAAACACAAACGGGACAAGAGGGACTGCCCACGGGACCAGTTTTGGTTATAGCTCGCCTAACACGCACATGATTTAAATAATTCGGTTGGCCACCAAGAAACAGGCAGAGGCGCTAGAAGCTGTCCGGGATCCTGGGCGatgcaccaccgccaccaccccaCTGCCGTATCCTGGAGCTCGCCTCGCTTGCCTGCCAAGTGCCAAACACATTCCAAGATGGTAGTTTAAGCGTGAGTTTCAGATAAAAAAAGATGGTAGTATCAGGACTTGTCTCGTTTTGCCCGGGGCTGAAACCCAGCAGTCAAACCAGGATCGCTCACCTCCTTGTTCCAGTTGGTGCGCATGGTGATCGCGATCAGGATCACCGTCTGCAGGCCCACCCCGGTGAGCATGCCGCCCCACATCCCCTGTTGCATCCCATCCAAAGTCAAGCAACCACGGTCGGTTCAAAACAAAACGAACAAAGACATGCATGCACGGAGCGGAGCGCGTACCTGAATCCCGCGGCGCAGCGGGAAGGCGATCATGTACCCGACCGGGATGCCGACCCCGTAGTAGCACCCCAGGTTGATGTAGGCCACCAGCCACTGCCACCCGGCGCCGACGGCCACGCCGGACAGCACGGGCTGGACGCTGTTGAGCAGCAGCGTGAAGGCGAAGACGACGCCCAGGCTGGCCACGGCGTGCACCACCTCGGGGCTCTCCGTGAAGGGCGCGCCGTAGACGTCGCGGAGGAGCAGGACGGCCACGAAGAATGCCACCCCGATGGCCACGGACGACATGAGCACCACCGCGATCGCAAACCTCGCCGCCCGCGGACGCCCCGCGCCCAGCTCGTTCGACACCCTCACGCTGCTCCAAAGATTGGATTAACGCGCAGGCATGAATGTGTTTTGATGCAGATTGGTTGATTGATTGATGAGATTACCTGATGGCTGCATTGAATCCGAAGAACACCATGATCTGCCACCCGAACAGGTTGGTGCTGCACGCGGCAGCCAATGTGCCACATCCACAAATCGCAACATGTCAGTGCTACTATACTACTATTTACTCTTTACTAAAGCTAGCTACCGTTTTGCTCAGCTTGGAAAGTGGAAATTATAACAGCTAGCTAGCTCACCAGATGGAGACCGCGGCGACGGCGACCTGAGCGTTGGGAAGGTTGCCCACGATCACGATCAGGAACATGTAGAACCAGAACTCCAAGCTAAAGAGCGGGAACATAGGTGATTAATTACAACAGTTCATGGCAGTTCATTGGACCATAAGTAGGTAGCTGTACGAAATGCACGTACCAGATCATGATTGCTGAGCCGATGGAGAGGCGGGCGAAGCTGAAGAGCTCGGTGAAGGCGAGGGAGTCCAACTCGAAGCCGTTCCATGCGCCGGGGCAGTAACCCATGACGATGTAGGCGAGCTGGCCGAGCACCACGAACCACCACGACGCGTTAAGCGCGACGGCGAGGCCGACGAGGCCCATCCGCATGGGCACCACGAGGAACCAGGTGAGCGCGACGTGGAGCACCAGCGCCGCCGCCGACACTGCCGCCATGGCCATCAGCTTGCTCTGCGCCTGCAGGAACTTCTGGATGGGGAAGTTGAGCGCGTACGCGAAGAGCTGCGGGACCATGTAGAGCGAGAAGCGGCCGGCCATGACGGCGATCTGGTCGTCCTGGTGGAAGAACCTGAGGATCGGGGTGGCGAAGAGGTAGAGTGGGAGCATGCAGACGGCCGTGGCGGTGAGCAGCAGCCAGGAACGCTGCAGGTAGACGCCGAGCATGGGGAGCTTCTTGGCGCCGTAGGCCTGCCCGCACAGCGTCTCCAGCGCGCTCCCCATGCCGTACATGATCCCGAAGGCGAGCCCGGCGACGACGGAGTTCTCGGTGGAGACGGCGTCCAGCTCCAGCGTGGTGAGGTGGCCGGCGGCGACCTGCGTGATGGCGCCCAGCGAGTACTGCGCCAGCGACGTGAAGATGGCCGGGCCGGCCAGGCACCACAGCCGCCGGTTCTCCTCCGCCGCGCAGCGCAGGAACGCCGACACGCTGTGGATCTCCTCCAGGTCATCCTTGTCGCCGCTGCCCGCCCTCGCCAGCAGCGCGTCCGTCAGCGGCTCATCGCCACCGCCAGCACAGGAAGCCATCGATCGATGATCGATGATCTCTCCTGTCCTGTATGCCAAGAGAGTCAACACTGGACTGGACCGGTCTGAAAAGGAAAATATGTGGCCTGCCACTGCCAGTAGGGTGCGGTATCGGTACCACGAATGCAATGCGGCAGCTACCAGTCAACTGCCCGACCGAGGAGACGATACTTGGTGCTTCTGCCTCCTTGCGAGTTAACCGGCGCGCTCTCTGGGCTATATAGGCGAAAACCGAGGTGGCCAACAAGATGAGCCGCGCCGTCTCGACAACACAAATCTGATGTCCAGCTTATGTTAGACTAGTCACAATGAGAATAACTTAactagtaacatcacacatttcAATACAAGATTGCTTATGTGACAGCTAATTAATAAGGAGAGagtagttactgtaacatcacacatttCAAAGCATAATGAGTCTGTAGCCTAATAAATAAACTCTTTCATGATACCACTCATACGTTACCACCCGGCAAACATCACATTCCACTTACGCCGGGAAACGTctctccccttcccctccccctgCGCCGTCGGCCACTCCGGCCGCGGCGGCCACCTTCCCCGTCGCTGGCCGCTTGGCCACCGGCGCCACCCTCCCGAATCCATGGGGCGCGGACGCTCGGTGCACTCCCGCGGCTCTGCACGCTCCAGCTCACGCGGCAGCGAAGGATGGGGCCAACCCGCCTCCGTCCCAGATCTGCGTCCGTCCGGCGGTCCGTCCGCGGATCCGGTCCCTCCGCCGCCCCCCAGCCCTCCTGCTGTCAACCCCGGTTCTCCGCCGCGCCTTCTGCTCCGGGGGGGGGGTGCTCTGGGGCCGCTGCCGCACTATCCACGCCAGATATTAGCAGGGATCGCCCAATGGAGCCGCTCCGCCTAAAATCCATCGTGGTCTGCCCCTCCCCCCGCACCGACCATTCCTCTCCCGGCCAAGCTGATGGATGGACGTCGGTCCTGTCCCGCAACGCGCGCCGCGCCGTCGCGCGCGCCCATGCCTCCCCCGCGCGCTCGCGGCGTCCCCGAGGCCAGCGCCTCTCCTTCAATGCGGACGCTGCCCGCGCGGCCTTCTTAAGGCGTTCATTGCTCCTAGATAGATCATAATACAAAAAATCAATCAGAGCACAGGGAGCCATCTCATTATCTTTTCGTAAAGAAAAACTA contains:
- the LOC125528461 gene encoding protein DETOXIFICATION 33-like; protein product: MASCAGGGDEPLTDALLARAGSGDKDDLEEIHSVSAFLRCAAEENRRLWCLAGPAIFTSLAQYSLGAITQVAAGHLTTLELDAVSTENSVVAGLAFGIMYGMGSALETLCGQAYGAKKLPMLGVYLQRSWLLLTATAVCMLPLYLFATPILRFFHQDDQIAVMAGRFSLYMVPQLFAYALNFPIQKFLQAQSKLMAMAAVSAAALVLHVALTWFLVVPMRMGLVGLAVALNASWWFVVLGQLAYIVMGYCPGAWNGFELDSLAFTELFSFARLSIGSAIMICLEFWFYMFLIVIVGNLPNAQVAVAAVSICTNLFGWQIMVFFGFNAAISVRVSNELGAGRPRAARFAIAVVLMSSVAIGVAFFVAVLLLRDVYGAPFTESPEVVHAVASLGVVFAFTLLLNSVQPVLSGVAVGAGWQWLVAYINLGCYYGVGIPVGYMIAFPLRRGIQGMWGGMLTGVGLQTVILIAITMRTNWNKEASEASSRIRQWGGGGGASPRIPDSF